From a region of the Toxotes jaculatrix isolate fToxJac2 chromosome 7, fToxJac2.pri, whole genome shotgun sequence genome:
- the clip1a gene encoding CAP-Gly domain-containing linker protein 1 isoform X7 codes for MSTAKSSGIKVPSKIARPPGTGAPKTNPSAAGAKAVAADKSAASASGGDAQNAEENFQIGERVWVNGNKPGYIQFLGETQFAPGQWAGIVLDEPIGKNDGSVAGVRYFQCEALRGIFTRPSKLSRTEGEANGTQTAPPSRAASPTPSVGSVASHTPATKSALPSTTTAAKKASTTTSATPATPATPATPSSNLARTNSESVSNLSETGSVKKGERELKMGDRVLVGGTKAGVVRFLGETDFAKGEWCGVELDEPLGKNDGAVAGTRYFQCQPKYGLFAPVHKVTRIGFPSTTPAKAKTAVRKVVATPSGLKRSPSASSISTMSSVASSVSAKPSRTGLLTETSSRYNRKISGTTALQEALKEKQQHIEQLMAERDMERAEVAKATSHVGEMEQEISLLRDDQEQMEAKMDQLRALVEAADKDKVELLNQLEEERRKVEDLQFRVEEACITKGDLEVATVSERSRIMELERDLSLRTREVADLQLRLGTQQGSEDSSATLSPLLEEINSLRDQLSSQEAKHQEELAKYQEKLEAQEKAHSEAAAQLQATSVRLSGDNEQLQMRISQAEKENADNTVLWRSKLESAIASHQQAMEELKVSFCKGAGAQTEELVETKSALEKLKVEHKLAREEAGAKHEADIVAWTQETQALKAHLLSLTEDKERLEESLRSSVEKAEEQHLVEMEDVLGKLHAAELRVKELEEKEAVLAQQTQDKDRETKEQTAEMVALRSQVAQSNQEIVTLKSQLEEVKSQGSNQGAKVSELSSQLEGQQKEVLSLQQTLTTVKQEKDTLEQELGGLKQKLGESTEEQTKSEKTMQETLEKLSKKEEQCTSLTTETESLRSQFAGLERKLKAADEKLEQLSKDKTKLENDISDMMKASGDSSVQLTKMNEDLIQKERRLEEFHSQLADEKEKVAHLNEQLQQEQSRKEQELKETRDTHQTQITSLQEKIATLEKTVKQGETRVEELKVSQEKSLSQASELHVKEAEQLQSEVEKLKQELSSSKDKTQELEKLVSELQQYKEQAQCLSAELDSYKHDVEQLSKKLEKQSLDAEKMCKESEDVKAEKGQLEKQLSDVQTKLCALEISHQELSVQNEELLITRDKLSKHQEELFTNNKHLDEERISLNTELEKLKDLLQEVQTENKDLKHSNGEQQAQIEELQRQYAEKNDLLIKHQQEIQQIQGKKKQLIEDYENVCKERNRLEEDLNESRSKLTSEKDNLVLERDAARNAKKSLDAKNAELQEKLKSLNLEKEDLTMKNTQLQGLTETLTKEKAEMSSEISASVLDKKSLETVKEELQNKLAVMKKDLDSSVRECEELKASKMSLVQMLEEFKTSSQVTDSERLHLLQEKEDLLAIQRKVCNEKEEFLRETEELKVKLQISSEQVSQSNEKLKEALSSFEQERQAFRLQSSETEMALHAIRKEKMSLDSALEQQKMDYERLAGEKGELEEKHTKAISDKNALSLERDKLASDIRTTKDQLDSYSRANADLIQEKSRLTTMLEDNKRQRDEVEAEVKSLKREKADLQNELQKRNSDIEILEKGKTELVQEHNKLKMDFEKANLELNQQVDNRTKAVDHLQSLQTEADKKVQSLQKENQGLLQQIQELKSQTESVSEAKHLLETQLQAESSERNKAMSDKDGLSKQIDELQKTLSEMKQENKEISFNLKNADEQKSSLTVDMEALKTQLKQREQETSQLAKDKEQLLSKLEEMGRQMTLLTTEKEGLLSGQCKLEQDISSLHTSQESWLAERSVLLEEMEKLQASQKQLEVDVKALRTDKEVLEKQYKNAIAEVSASSVAKEEISSSISNLTAEKNALQVERDEATQQVRQLESQLKNALSKQLEAIEASGKTAEALEQLTKEKVTLMQEKNEAQSLLEELQRSKQEIEIQLETLKKENSKHQEDLNVSKDQLCTETQRTKSLCQEIEELKEAVSTKSQSLQILQDENKKLSQELENNHKDQSDVVKLKDERSQLKKQLEELKQSESTLKEQLVKEKAALQQSIHKNSALISEKDQQVENLRSELAVLRGESASAKTLQGTIQALEQDKANLQERVQRLEKDLAAGPETINKSSGDAVLDQLREDKETAESQIEFLNSVIVDLQRKNEELKDRLEKMAAAALNGNNPSELDNYDSNGQEPVKKKPPPRLFCDICDCFDLHDTEDCPTQMQMPDSPPHTTYHGSKGEERPYCDICEVFGHWTDACNDDQTF; via the exons CAGGAGCTAAAGCTGTTGCAGCCGACAAATCAGCTGCAAGTGCCAGTGGAGGAGATGCCCAAAATGCTGAGGAGAACTTCCAGATTGGGGAGCGGGTATGGGTGAACGGGAACAAGCCAGGCTACATTCAGTTTTTGGGAGAGACACAGTTTGCCCCCGGACAGTGGGCAGGGATTGTTCTAGATGAGCCAATTGGGAAGAATGACGGGTCAGTGGCAGGGGTGCGCTACTTCCAGTGCGAAGCCCTGCGAGGTATATTTACCCGCCCATCCAAGTTGTCTCGCACAGAAGGGGAGGCTAATGGGACTCAGACGGCACCCCCCTCCCGTGCTGCGTCACCCACTCCTTCTGTTGGTAGCGTAGCCTCGCACACACCTGCCACAAAATCAGCATTACCCTCAACTACCACGGCAGCCAAGAAGGCTTCCACCACTACATCAGCTACGCCGGCTACGCCAGCTACGCCAGCTACACCATCTTCCAACCTCGCACGCACAAACAGTGAATCTGTCTCCAACCTCTCAGAGACTGGATCAGTCAAGAAGGGGGAAAGGGAGCTGAAGATGGGTGACCGTGTTCTG GTTGGTGGTACAAAGGCAGGAGTGGTACGTTTCCTTGGAGAAACAGATTTTGCCAAAGGCGAGTGGTGCGGTGTGGAATTGGATGAGCCCTTAGGAAAGAATGATGGGGCAGTGGCAGGCACAAG ATATTTTCAGTGCCAACCCAAATATGGCTTGTTTGCACCGGTGCACAAAGTCACACGCATTGGCTTCCCTTCGACCACGCCAgccaaagcaaaaacagcagtTCGGAAAGTAGTGGCCACACCATCAGGGCTGAAGAGAAGCCCTAGTGCCTCCTCCATCAGTACCATGAGCTCTGTGGCATCCTCTGTCAGCGCCAAGCCCAGCCGGACAGGCCTG CTAACAGAGACATCATCAAGGTATAATCGAAAGATTTCAGGCACTACAGCCCTGCAGGAAGCATtgaaggagaagcagcagcataTTGAACAGCTAATGGCtgagagagacatggagagagcTGAGGTTGCCAAGGCCACCAGCCATGTTGGAGAGATGGAGCAAGAAATTAGCCTGCTCAGGGATGATCAGGAGCAG ATGGAGGCTAAGATGGATCAGTTACGTGCCTTGGTAGAAGctgcagacaaagacaaagtggAGCTGCTGAATCAGTTAGAGGAGGAGCGTAG GAAGGTGGAGGACCTTCAGTTCCGTGTAGAAGAAGCTTGCATTACCAAAGGAGACCTGGAG gTTGCTACTGTGTCGGAAAGATCCCGTATAATGGAGCTTGAGAGGGACCTTTCACTGCGTACAAGAGAGGTAGCTGACCTGCAGCTACGTCTTGGGACCCAGCAAGGCTCTGAGGACTCTAGCGCTACTCTTTCTCCCCTTCTGGAAGAGATAAACTCTCTGAGGGATCAGTTGTCTTCCCAAGAAGCAAAGCACCAAGAAGAGCTGGCGAAATACCAGGAGAAGCTAGAAGCGCAAGAGAAGGCCCACAGTGAGGCAGCTGCCCAGCTTCAGGCCACATCTGTAAGGCTCTCTGGTGACAATGAGCAGTTGCAGATGCGCATAAGCCAAGCTGAGAAGGAGAATGCTGACAATACTGTACTGTGGCGTTCCAAGTTGGAGTCTGCCATTGCCTCTCATCAGCAAGCCATGGAAGAGCTGAAGGTGTCCTTCTGCAAAGGAGCAGGCGCCCAGACAGAAGAGCTTGTAGAAACCAAAAGTGCACTAGAGAAGCTGAAGGTAGAGCACAAGTTGGCTCGAGAGGAGGCTGGAGCCAAACATGAAGCTGACATCGTAGCTTGGACTCAGGAGACACAGGCGCTAAAGGCACACCTGTTGTCTTTGACCGAAGACAAGGAGCGACTGGAGGAGTCGCTACGGTCCAGCGTTGAAaaagcagaggagcagcacCTTGTGGAGATGGAAGATGTCCTTGGAAAGCTTCATGCAGCCGAACTTAGGGtaaaggagctggaggagaaagaagcagTGTTGGCACAACAGACCCAAGACAAGGACAGAGAAACCAAAGAGCAAACGGCAGAAATGGTGGCTCTGCGCAGCCAAGTAGCACAAAGTAACCAGGAGATTGTTACCCTGAAGAGTCAGTTAGAGGAGGTTAAGAGCCAAGGAAGTAACCAGGGTGCCAAg GTTAGTGAACTGAGCTCTCAGTTGGAGGGCCAGCAGAAGGAAGTCCTTTCTTTACAGCAGACCCTGACTACTGTAAAACAGGAGAAGGACACCCTGGAACAAGAACTTGGAGGCTTG aaacaaaagttgggagaaagcacagaggagcagacaaaatcagaaaaaactaTGCAAG AAACACTTGAGAAGCTCAGTAAGAAGGAAGAGCAGTGCACATCCCTGACCACAGAAACAGAGTCTCTGAGAAGTCAATTTGCTG GGTTGGAAAGGAAGCTGAAGGCTGCAGATGAAAAGCTTGAGCAGCTTTCAAAGGACAAAACCAAGCTGGAAAATGATATTTCAGACATGATGAAGGCATCTGGTGATAGTTCAGTACAGCTCACTAAAATGAATGAAGACCTCATACAGAAAGAAAG GAGGCTTGAGGAGTTTCATAGTCAGCTTGCAGATGAGAAGGAGAAGGTGGCACACTTGAATGAACAACTCCAGCAGGAACAGTCCCGCAAAGAGCAGGAGCTGAAAGAGACTAGAGATACACATCAGACCCAAATAACAAGCCTTCAGGAAAAGATTGCTACCTTG GAGAAGACTGTTAAACAGGGTGAGACCCGGGTTGAGGAGCTGAAGGTCTCACAAGAGAAATCCCTCTCTCAGGCCTCAGAGCTCCATGTGAAGGAggctgagcagctgcagagtgaggTTGAAAAGTTGAAGCAGGAGCTCTCGTCCTCCAAGGACAAAAcccaggagctggagaagttgGTATCTGAGCTGCAGCAATACAAGGAACAGGCTCAG TGTCTTTCTGCTGAGCTTGACTCCTACAAGCATGATGTTGAACAATTGTCCAAAAAACTGGAAAAGCAGAGTCTAGATGCGGAAAAGATGTGTAAGGAAAGTGAGGATGTTAAGGCTGAGAAAGGACAACTGGAGAAACAGCTTTCAGATGTGCAGACTAAGCTCTGTGCCCTTGAGATAAGTCACCAGGAGCTCTCAGTCCAGAATGAAGAACTGCTAATAACCAGAGATAAACTTTCAAAACATCAAGAGGAATTATTCACCAACAACAagcacttggatgaagaaaggatttcactgaacacagagctggagaagcTCAAAGATCTTCTTCAGGAAGTGCAGACTGAAAACAAGGACCTGAAGCATTCTAACGGTGAACAGCAGGCCCAAATCGAGGAGCTTCAAAGACAATATGCAGAGAAGAATGACTTGCTCATAAAGCATCAGCAGGAAATCCAGCAAATTCAGGGGAAAAAGAAGCAACTAATTGAGGATTATGAAAATGTCTGCAAGGAGAGGAATCGGCTTGAAGAGGACCTCAATGAAAGCAGGTCAAAGCTCACAAGTGAGAAGGACAATCTCGTTTTAGAGAGAGATGCTGCtagaaatgccaaaaaatcTCTTGACGCTAAGAATGCTGAACTGCAGGAAAAACTTAAATCTTTGAACTTAGAAAAAGAAGATCTTACAATGAAGAACACCCAGCTGCAGGGACTCACTGAGACACTGACAAAAGAGAAGGCGGAGATGTCTTCTGAAATCAGTGCCTCTGTGTTGGATAAAAAGAGCCTTGAGACAGTAAAGGAAGAGCTTCAGAATAAGCTTGCTGTTATGAAGAAAGACTTGGACAGCTCTGTCCGCGAATGTGAAGAACTTAAAGCCTCAAAAATGAGCCTGGTCCAGATGCTGGAAGAGTTCAAGACGAGCAGTCAGGTGACTGATTCTGAGAGACTTCACCTTCTGCAGGAGAAAGAAGACTTACTTGCGATCCAAAGAAAAGTCTGCAACGAGAAGGAGGAGTtcctcagagagacagaagaattAAAGGTGAAGCTTCAAATCTCATCAGAACAAGTGTCTCAGTCCAATGAGAAACTTAAAGAAGCCTTATCGTCTTTTGAGCAAGAGAGGCAAGCATTTCGACTTCAGAGTTCTGAAACTGAGATGGCTCTACATGCTATTCGGAAGGAAAAGATGAGTCTGGATTCGGCACtagagcagcagaaaatggattATGAGCGTTTGGCAGGGGAGAAGGGAGAGTTAGAAGAGAAGCACACAAAAGCCATATCTGACAAAAATGCTCTTTCTCTTGAGCGTGATAAACTAGCTAGTGATATTCGAACAACAAAGGACCAGCTGGATAGTTACTCCAGAGCTAATGCGGACCTTATTCAAGAGAAGTCTCGTTTAACAACCATGCTAGAGGACAATAAACGCCAGAGAGACGAGGTTGAAGCAGAGGTGAAATCTTTGAAACGAGAAAAAGCTGATCTACAAAATGAACTGCAGAAACGGAACTCTGATATTGAAATTCTTGAAAAGGGCAAAACTGAACTTGTTCAAGAGCATAATAAACTAAAAATGGATTTTGAGAAGGCTAATTTAGAACTGAATCAGCAGGTGGATAACCGTACAAAAGCTGTTGACCACCTGCAGTCGTTGCAAACTGAGGCTGACAAAAAAGTGCAGTCCTTGCAGAAGGAGAACCAGGGCCTGCTCCAGCAGATCCAGGAGTTAAAAAGTCAGACCGAATCTGTGTCGGAGGCCAAGCACCTGCTTGAGACTCAGCTACAAGCTGAATCCAGTGAACGAAATAAAGCAATGTCTGACAAGGATGGCCTTTCTAAACAAATTGATGAGCTGCAGAAAACATTGtctgaaatgaaacaagaaaataagGAGATCTCTTTTAACCTGAAGAATGCTGATGAGCAAAAGAGTTCTTTGACGGTGGATATGGAGGCTTTGAAAACACAATTGAAGCAGCGAGAGCAAGAAACCAGTCAGCTGGCAAAAGATAAAGAACAGCTATTATCTAAGCTTGAGGAGATGGGCAGACAGATGACCTTATTGACCACAGAGAAAGAGGGCCTTTTATCTGGACAGTGTAAATTGGAGCAGGAcatttcttctctccacacTAGCCAAGAGAGTTGGCTCGCAGAACGTTCAGTGCTCCTTGAAGAGATGGAGAAGTTGCAGGCCAGCCAGAAACAACTGGAGGTTGATGTCAAGGCCCTACGAACTGATAAAGAAGTTTTGGAAAAGCAATACAAGAATGCCATCGCAGAGGTATCGGCTTCTTCTGTCGCAAAAGAAGAGATTTCCTCCAGCATCTCAAACTTAACAGCTGAGAAGAATGCCCTGCAGGTGGAGAGAGATGAAGCCACTCAGCAAGTCAGGCAGCTCGAGTCCCAACTAAAAAATGCCCTTTCTAAGCAGCTTGAG GCTATAGAGGCCTCTGGCAAGACTGCTGAGGCTCTCGAACAGCTGACAAAAGAGAAAGTCACTTTGATGCAGGAGAAGAACGAAGCCCAATCTTTGCTGGAAGAGCTCCAGAGGTCCAAGCAGGAGATAGAGATCCAG CTGGAAACATTGAAGAAAGAGAATTCCAAGCACCAGGAAGATCTGAATGTATCCAAAGATCAGCTTTGTACAGAAACTCAGAGGACCAAGAGTCTGTGCCAGGAAAT TGAGGAGCTTAAAGAAGCTGTTTCCACGAAGTCGCAGTCCCTACAGATACTGCAAGATGAGAACAAGAAGCTGTCTCAGGAGCTtgaaaacaatcacaaagaCCAGAGTGATGTTGTGAAG CTCAAAGATGAGCGTTCACAACTCAAAAAACAGTTGGAAGAGTTGAAACAAAG TGAGAGCACCTTGAAGGAGCAGTTGGTCAAGGAGAAGGCCGCCCTCCAACAGTCCATCCACAAAAACAGTGCCTTAATCTCAGAAAAGGACCAGCAAGTGGAAAACCTGAGGAGCGAG CTGGCTGTACTGCGTGGGGAAAGTGCCTCAGCTAAGACACTGCAGGGTACAATTCAGGCCTTGGAGCAGGATAAGGCTAATCTACAGGAGCGGGTTCAGAGACTGGAGAAGGACCTGGCTGCAGGGCCTGAAACCATCAACAAGTCCTCAG GTGATGCGGTTTTGGACCAACTAAGGGAGGATAAGGAGACTGCTGAGAGTCAG ATTGAGTTTCTGAATTCGGTCATCGTCGACCTCCAGAGGAAGAACGAGGAACTCAAAGACAGATTGGAGAAAAtggcagctgctgctctcaatGGGAATAATCCAAGTGAGCTGGATAACTATGATAG caatGGACAGGAACCCGTGAAGAAGAAGCCTCCCCCGAGGCTGTTCTGCGACATCTGCGACTGTTTCGACCTCCATGACACCGAGGACTGTCCCACGCAAATGCAGATGCCCGACTCGCCTCCACACACCACCTACCACGGCAGTAAGGGCGAAGAACGGCCCTACTGCGACATCTGTGAGGTCTTTGGCCACTGGACCGATGCCTGTAACGATGACCAGACCTTTTAA